In Rhizophagus irregularis chromosome 26, complete sequence, one genomic interval encodes:
- a CDS encoding MAP kinase kinase Wis1, producing the protein MRTTRKGPVMKLPEAMGGPTKTPFANFSPFVDPSGKLNFDGKAVLHAQGVDFSNGNSYKINMEEFELLEELGKGQYGTVQKVFHKPTNVTMAMKEIRLELDEAKLNQILMELDILHQSRSSYIVEFYGAFFIESCVYYCMEYMDAGSLDKLYGGGIPEDVLAKITFAMVKGLKFLKDSLNIIHRDVKPTNVLVNMEGEVKLCDFGVSGQLIQSRAKTNIGCQSYMAPERIIQGDASTYTVQSDVWSLGLSMLELGTGKYPYPVPDKNERVGLFAQLNAIVQGDPPSLPEDNFSAECRDFVAQCLNKNPQNRLTYAQLLEHPFLKKYEDVDVDMKAWAKQAYASRKDLLRQS; encoded by the exons ATGCGAACAACGAGAAAAGGGCCTGTGATGAAACTACCAGAAGCCATGGGCGGTCCAACAAAAACGCCGTTTGCCAACTTTTCGCCGTTTGT CGATCCTTCTGGAAAACTTAATTTTGATGGAAAGGCAGTTTTACATGCTCAAGGAGTGGATTTTAGTAATGGTAAcagttataaaattaatatggaAGAGTTTGAATTATTGGAAGAACTCGGGAAAGGACAATATGGTACAGTACAAAAGGTGTTTCACAAGCCTACCAACGTAACTATGGCAATGAAG gaAATTCGTCTTGAACTTGATGAAgctaaattaaatcaaatactAATGGAGCTGGATATCCTTCATCAATCTCGAAGTTCCTATATTGTTGAATTTTATGGTGCTTTCTTCATTGAGTCTTGTGTTTattattgtatggaatatatGGACGCAGGATCATTGGATAAATTATACGGAGGGGGTATTCCTGAAGACGTTCTCGCCAAAATTACATTTGCG ATGGTAAAAGGGTTAAAGTTTCTAAAAGATTCATTAAACATTATACACCGTG ATGTGAAACCCACAAATGTTCTTGTAAATATGGAAGGAGAAGTGAAATTATGTGACTTTGGAGTTTCCGGCCAATTAATACAATCACGCGCAAAAACCAATATCGGGTGCCAAAGTTATATGGCg CCAGAAAGAATAATTCAAGGTGATGCAAGTACATATACAGTACAATCTGACGTTTGGTCACTTGGGCTATCTATGCTTGAACTTGGTACTGGTAAATATCCTTATCCTGTTCCGGATAAGAACGAGAGAGTTGGTTTATTCGCTCAATTAAATGCCATTGTTCAAGGAGATCCTCCTTCCTTACCTGAAGATAATTTTTCTGCAGAATGTCGCGATTTTGTAGCACAATG CTTGAATAAAAATCCTCAAAATCGGCTTACTTACGCACAACTACTG gaaCATCCCTTTTTGAAAAAGTACGAAGATGTCGATGTCGATATGAAAGCATGGGCCAAACAAGCATATGCTTCACGAAAAGATCTGTTAAGGCAATCATAG